Proteins encoded together in one Bacteroidota bacterium window:
- a CDS encoding FAD-dependent oxidoreductase — protein sequence MGQKIVEIKMPTNYSDAELRSRIVNKFRIKNFSFQIENKSLDARNKRDIHWLLKVFIQSEEIKESVPFSSETLSVPCKKRDEKVVVVGSGPAGFFSAYILQKAGFNVILIERGSEVEHRGQMIEKFEKTEKFDSNNNYAYGEGGAGTFSDGKLTSRSKHISTERGFIINEYVDAGAPQEIKYMAHPHLGSDNLKIIAKNLREKFVKIGGEIIFNTCVTDLKIKKGKIHTVETSTGKNYETDYLIMAIGHSAFETYRMLIKKGVQFRSKNFAIGSRMEHPQELINKAQWGIESLPGVKAAEYRLTSNADDKHHVYSFCMCPGGMVVPATAYKGSNIVNGMSMYGRDAKFANAACVASLNLSQLLNREVSALESLDWVEKLEQKFFDFSGSYQAPYCRIEDFITRKISSLAIETSYPLGLVSAPLWELLPKEISEAMKVGLLDFNRKMKGFEKGILLGLESKTSSSIQVLREKSGLCEGFGNLYMLGEGSGYAGGIISSAADGVKGAMHLINNAG from the coding sequence ATGGGACAGAAAATAGTTGAGATTAAAATGCCAACAAATTATTCAGATGCTGAACTGCGATCGAGAATAGTAAATAAGTTTCGAATAAAAAATTTTTCTTTTCAAATAGAAAACAAGAGCCTGGATGCCCGTAATAAAAGGGATATTCATTGGTTGTTGAAAGTTTTTATTCAGTCGGAAGAAATTAAGGAATCTGTACCTTTTTCAAGCGAAACCTTAAGTGTTCCTTGCAAAAAGAGAGATGAAAAGGTTGTAGTTGTGGGAAGCGGGCCTGCAGGTTTTTTTTCGGCTTATATTTTACAAAAAGCCGGATTTAATGTTATACTGATTGAACGTGGTTCGGAAGTGGAGCATCGGGGACAAATGATTGAAAAATTTGAAAAAACGGAAAAGTTTGATTCAAACAATAACTACGCATATGGAGAAGGAGGAGCAGGTACATTTTCGGATGGTAAATTAACTTCCAGATCTAAACATATTTCCACCGAAAGGGGTTTTATTATCAATGAATATGTTGATGCAGGTGCTCCTCAGGAAATTAAATATATGGCGCACCCACATTTGGGAAGCGATAACTTAAAAATAATTGCAAAAAACCTGAGGGAAAAGTTTGTCAAGATTGGCGGGGAAATTATTTTTAATACATGCGTCACCGATCTTAAAATAAAAAAAGGAAAGATTCATACTGTTGAAACAAGTACAGGCAAAAATTACGAGACGGATTATTTAATAATGGCAATCGGTCATTCCGCATTCGAGACTTATCGAATGCTTATTAAAAAAGGAGTACAATTCCGATCAAAAAATTTTGCCATTGGGAGCAGGATGGAACATCCGCAAGAACTGATCAATAAGGCCCAATGGGGGATTGAATCCTTACCAGGAGTTAAAGCTGCCGAATATCGGCTTACTTCAAATGCCGATGATAAACATCATGTTTATAGTTTTTGTATGTGCCCCGGAGGAATGGTAGTTCCGGCCACAGCATACAAAGGAAGTAATATTGTAAACGGAATGAGTATGTACGGGCGTGATGCCAAATTTGCAAATGCCGCGTGCGTAGCATCTTTAAATTTAAGTCAATTATTGAACAGGGAAGTTTCAGCACTTGAATCACTCGATTGGGTGGAAAAGCTTGAGCAAAAATTTTTCGATTTTTCTGGTTCATATCAAGCCCCGTATTGTAGGATTGAAGATTTCATTACTCGGAAAATAAGTAGTTTGGCTATTGAAACCAGTTATCCTTTAGGATTAGTGAGTGCACCTTTATGGGAACTTCTGCCGAAAGAAATCAGTGAAGCAATGAAAGTAGGGTTGTTGGATTTTAATCGTAAAATGAAGGGATTTGAGAAAGGGATTCTATTGGGTTTGGAAAGCAAAACGTCTTCGTCCATTCAGGTTTTAAGAGAAAAATCCGGACTTTGTGAAGGATTCGGGAATTTATACATGCTTGGCGAAGGAAGCGGCTACGCCGGAGGCATTATTTCAAGTGCCGCAGATGGGGTAAAGGGAGCAATGCATCTAATAAATAATGCAGGTTGA
- a CDS encoding type 1 glutamine amidotransferase: MKILLIQNHATESFGYIETFLTEHNYEFVCFKAYEGNNYPPLKQFTHLMVGGSPHSANEVDSILFLKKEWEYLSKAIKLKLPVFGLCFGAQIVARILGAKVQKNALLEIGDSELKLTIAGQSDPFFKGFPKKFHAFQWHGDTFDVPENAELLVEGKSCNNQAFRYNNILAVQFHLEVDHIMASQWYSHFKNDMKGYHKNAEQIVQECLAIEKAQLQLCEIMLNNFFE; this comes from the coding sequence ATGAAAATCTTACTTATCCAAAATCATGCAACTGAAAGCTTTGGTTATATAGAAACCTTTTTAACAGAACATAATTATGAATTTGTATGCTTCAAAGCTTACGAAGGCAATAATTATCCTCCATTAAAACAATTTACGCACCTCATGGTTGGAGGTTCTCCGCATTCGGCCAATGAGGTTGATTCAATTTTATTTCTAAAAAAAGAATGGGAATATTTGTCGAAAGCAATTAAATTGAAACTTCCGGTTTTTGGTCTTTGTTTTGGAGCACAAATCGTTGCACGAATTTTAGGTGCCAAAGTTCAAAAAAATGCCTTATTGGAAATTGGTGATTCTGAATTAAAACTAACTATAGCCGGACAGTCCGATCCATTTTTCAAAGGATTTCCAAAAAAGTTCCATGCGTTTCAATGGCATGGCGACACCTTCGATGTTCCAGAAAATGCTGAATTATTGGTTGAAGGAAAATCTTGCAATAATCAGGCATTTCGTTATAACAATATTTTGGCGGTCCAGTTTCACCTGGAGGTTGATCACATCATGGCCAGCCAATGGTATAGCCATTTTAAAAATGACATGAAAGGCTATCACAAAAATGCAGAACAGATTGTTCAGGAATGTCTTGCGATTGAGAAAGCACAACTCCAATTATGCGAGATTATGCTGAATAATTTTTTTGAGTAA